One genomic region from Clostridium saccharobutylicum DSM 13864 encodes:
- a CDS encoding DMT family transporter, producing the protein MKHNNLFLNIAAFVTVAIWATTFISSKILLNTFTPLEVMFFRFVIAYFILLLIHPKFHRADSIKEEILFATCGITGGSLYFLTENNAVKISLVSNVSLILATAPILTAFLAHFFTKTEKLNKNLILGFFIAILGVFLVIFNGNFILKLNPTGDILALGASLCWAIYSVSTKKFGKKYNTLYLTRKIFFYAIITMIPFLFTSEFNFSLSRLMNFNVMLNLLFLGIIASSTCYVVWNFTVENLGVIKTNNYLYFLPVITLVLSIVILHEKMTAFSITGAILILFGVYVSEKGFNLNLLSNNKNKIDKQLEL; encoded by the coding sequence ATGAAACACAACAATTTATTTTTAAACATCGCAGCTTTTGTAACTGTAGCAATTTGGGCAACTACTTTTATATCAAGCAAAATTTTACTAAATACATTTACTCCTCTTGAAGTTATGTTTTTTAGATTTGTAATAGCGTATTTTATTTTATTACTTATTCATCCTAAATTTCATAGAGCAGATTCAATTAAGGAAGAAATTTTATTTGCAACTTGTGGCATTACAGGTGGTTCACTTTATTTTCTAACAGAAAATAATGCAGTAAAGATTTCGCTTGTATCAAATGTTAGTCTAATTCTTGCAACTGCTCCAATACTAACTGCTTTTTTAGCTCATTTTTTCACTAAAACTGAAAAACTTAATAAAAATCTTATTCTTGGATTTTTCATTGCAATTTTGGGAGTTTTTCTAGTTATATTTAATGGAAACTTTATATTAAAACTAAATCCTACTGGAGATATCTTAGCGTTAGGTGCATCATTATGCTGGGCTATATATTCAGTATCAACTAAAAAATTTGGTAAAAAATATAATACACTCTACTTAACAAGGAAAATATTTTTCTACGCAATAATAACAATGATACCTTTTTTATTTACATCTGAATTTAATTTTTCACTTTCAAGATTAATGAATTTTAATGTTATGCTTAATTTATTATTCTTAGGAATCATTGCTTCTAGTACTTGCTATGTAGTTTGGAACTTTACTGTTGAGAATCTTGGTGTTATAAAAACTAACAACTATCTATATTTTCTTCCAGTAATTACTTTAGTATTATCTATTGTAATTCTTCATGAAAAAATGACAGCCTTCTCAATAACAGGTGCAATACTTATTTTATTTGGAGTTTATGTTTCTGAAAAAGGCTTTAATTTAAATTTACTTTCAAATAATAAAAATAAGATAGATAAACAACTTGAACTTTAA
- a CDS encoding MarR family winged helix-turn-helix transcriptional regulator produces the protein MSKELLRDIYMKIRHINDVSVENFVGSTSGYSATGVQFGVLRNIPTESSITMSELTDKVKCVASNMTTIIRRMEKQELVSTFKNPEDKRQTLVSVTQKGIDVRGTMEVAYQKFLVDMYGVLEEEEQKTLFCLLAKIEESLNVK, from the coding sequence ATGTCAAAAGAATTATTACGTGATATTTACATGAAAATCCGTCATATTAATGATGTTTCAGTTGAAAACTTTGTTGGTTCAACTTCTGGATATAGTGCTACGGGGGTGCAGTTTGGTGTTCTAAGGAATATTCCAACTGAGAGCAGTATTACTATGTCTGAATTAACTGATAAAGTAAAATGCGTTGCGAGTAATATGACAACAATAATAAGAAGAATGGAAAAACAAGAGCTTGTAAGCACATTTAAGAATCCAGAAGATAAAAGACAGACGCTGGTGTCTGTAACTCAAAAAGGAATTGATGTTAGAGGGACTATGGAGGTTGCATATCAAAAGTTTTTAGTTGATATGTATGGCGTTTTGGAAGAAGAAGAGCAGAAAACATTATTTTGTTTACTTGCAAAGATAGAAGAAAGCCTTAATGTAAAATAA
- a CDS encoding GDSL-type esterase/lipase family protein, with protein MSIVCIGDSLTFGYGVKESDNWGSILSTKIKENLINKGIPGNTTTEMKERFIEDVVNHKPCKVLIMGGTNDVFLNFRIDDILNNINTMVQMCEINNIIPIILTPLPVKDNIQVKTWFEDMDYKKVNKSLAELSSFLINYGEEKNIKCIDLGALLLEEGKIID; from the coding sequence ATGAGTATTGTATGCATTGGAGATAGCTTAACGTTTGGCTATGGAGTTAAAGAATCAGATAACTGGGGTAGTATATTATCTACAAAAATAAAAGAAAATCTAATTAATAAAGGTATACCAGGTAATACAACAACTGAAATGAAAGAAAGATTTATAGAAGATGTTGTCAACCATAAGCCATGTAAAGTTCTAATTATGGGTGGAACAAATGATGTATTTTTAAATTTTAGAATAGATGATATTTTAAATAATATAAATACAATGGTTCAAATGTGTGAAATAAACAATATCATTCCTATAATTTTAACACCACTACCAGTTAAAGATAATATCCAAGTAAAGACATGGTTTGAAGATATGGATTATAAGAAAGTTAATAAGAGCTTAGCTGAATTAAGCAGTTTTCTAATTAATTATGGAGAAGAAAAAAATATTAAATGTATAGATTTAGGAGCTCTTTTATTAGAAGAAGGAAAAATAATCGATTAG
- a CDS encoding amidohydrolase family protein — protein sequence MIIDSHAHVILPVEKHIELMDEAGIEKTILFSTSMHPEITKTLDEFEKELNKLYEIISGKRNPIETRIASIKEQSEIINKYPSRFCGFGSVPVGLDYEKTASWIEEYIVKNKFIGLGEFSVSTGQVKSLETVFKVSHDFSNLPVWIHAFWPLDLNDIKEIFNLAKKYPDVPVIIGHLGGVNWLEVIKMAKETKNIYIDLSAFYTTVALGMTIKELPEKCLFSADIPYGDLMVSKFSIERVCKDKAVLEQVMGGNVEKLLNL from the coding sequence ATGATAATAGATAGTCATGCACATGTTATATTACCAGTAGAAAAACATATTGAATTAATGGATGAAGCAGGAATTGAGAAAACAATATTGTTTTCTACTTCAATGCATCCAGAGATTACAAAAACTTTAGATGAATTTGAAAAGGAACTGAATAAGCTATATGAAATCATTTCTGGTAAAAGAAATCCTATAGAAACAAGAATCGCATCAATTAAGGAACAAAGTGAGATTATAAATAAATATCCTTCAAGATTTTGTGGATTTGGCAGTGTACCAGTAGGATTAGATTATGAGAAAACTGCTTCATGGATAGAGGAGTATATTGTCAAAAATAAATTTATTGGACTTGGAGAATTTTCAGTATCTACAGGTCAAGTGAAAAGCTTAGAAACTGTATTTAAGGTGTCACATGATTTTTCAAATTTACCAGTTTGGATTCATGCATTTTGGCCTTTAGACTTGAATGATATAAAAGAAATATTTAATTTAGCAAAAAAATATCCTGATGTCCCTGTAATAATAGGACATTTAGGCGGAGTTAACTGGCTTGAAGTAATTAAGATGGCAAAGGAAACTAAAAATATATATATTGATTTATCAGCTTTTTATACTACAGTAGCTTTAGGGATGACAATTAAAGAACTACCTGAAAAATGTTTGTTTAGTGCAGATATCCCATATGGAGATTTAATGGTATCTAAGTTTTCAATAGAGCGTGTTTGTAAAGACAAGGCAGTATTAGAGCAAGTCATGGGTGGAAATGTAGAAAAGCTTTTGAATCTTTGA